The DNA region TGAACAGTTTGTCGGGATCCGGCAGCTTGGCGCCGTACATGAAGGTCAGCTTGACCTTGCCCTTGTGGGGATTGCCGACCGCGATGATGCCGTCGCGTTCCCAGACCGGGCTGCCCATCCACTTCCATTCCTCTGTTATTTCAGGATCGGCGGCGAGAATGATCTTGCGCAGGCTGGCGAGCGTCGTGCCGCGCCAGTCACCGGTTTCGGCGATCATCCGGTCGATCTGTTCTGACGGGGTCATGGCTGCCTCATGTTTTGCCGTTCGTGCCATGCAATCACATCTGCGATGCCGGCGTCGATCCCCTCGCCATCCGCCGCGGCGCCAGATAGGGCAGCGCGAACATATAGAGGCCGGTGAGCAGCAGCGGAATCAGCGGGACCAGTGCCAATAGTCCGATCCAGACGGCCGGCACCTGCAGGATCATGGCGACGATATTGGCGATCACCGCCAGCGTGAAGGCGATCGAGAGCCAGCGGTGGAGCTGGCGGATTGCATTGTTCCAGTTCAATGGGACCTCCTTGTTCGATAGTTCTGAACACTTGCTTCGGTCATGGCGAGGAGCCGCGCCTCACTTCTCCCGCGCCACGACCTGCTCGAGCTTCTCGAAGAACTGCTTCCATCCGGCATGCGCGCCGCCAAAGGCCTGCTTGTGATGCGGCTGGAAGCCGGCCTGCTCGACGCGCAGATGGGTTCCGGTCGCCGTCGGCGTCAGCGTGAAGGTCACCACGCTCTCGATGTGGAAAGCCGGATCGTCGTTGGCGTGATTCCAGGTGTAGGACAGCGTCTTGTGCGGCTCGACGGCGAGCACCTTGCAGTCCAGCACGGCGCCCCACTCACCGCGCAGATTGAAACCGTGCCCGACCTCGGGCTTGAAGTCGTTCTTCATCAGCCACTCCTCGATCAGATGCGGTTGCGTCAGCGCGCGCCAGAGCTTTTCCGGCGAATGGGGAAATTCGCGCTCGACGATCGCGGAGCGCGTTTCAACGGTTGGCTTGCTCATTGGTCCATCCTTTTGAGGAGATCTTCGAGGTGGTCGAACCGGCTCTCCCAGAAGCCGGCCATCCGGCTGGTCCAGTCGATCAGCGGTGCCAGCGCGCCAAGCTGTGCGCTGTAATGAGTCTGACGCCCCTCATGGCGATCGCGCACCAGCCCGGCCTGCTTCAGCAGGCCGAGATGCTTCGAGACCGCCGGCTGCGAAATCCCGGCCTGGGCCGTCAGCGCCCCGACCGTCTGCTCGCCGCCGCGGCACAGTCGCTCGAAGATCGCCCGGCGGGTCGGGTCGGCGAGCGTTCGGAACAGTGCGTCGTGGGCGCTGGACATGGTTGATAAATAACCCGCTGGTTATGGATTAACTCATAACCTAACGGTTATAGATCAGTCAAGCCCCTCTGCTCGTCATTCCGGGACGTGCCTCTTGGCGGGAGGCCGGAACTATATTCACGATGGTGGTTATGCTTCGCATGCTCCGAAATGACGGAGAGTGACGTGCTGTGTGACTGCCCGACGGGCAACTCAGCAAAACCTGTCAATCCCGCTGCAAGAAAATAATTCGTTTTATCGGAAGAGCGAATTGGTGTATAGATGTCGCGTCTCACCCGATCGAGGGGCGCTTCGCGGTCGTCATTAGTGTTGCGGTGAGATGCGGTGGACGCCGAGTGCGCGAAGACGTAGCGCGCGCAAGGCGGACGGTGAAGTCGTGCAGGCCTGACGCCCTAGTGGCAGGTGTTGATTCCAGTGATGCGAAAGCGTTGCGGATGACGGTGACACAAAAGCCCAGTCTCGCCGGGGCGAGCACGTATAAGCCGTAACCCATCGCGCAGGGAAAGCCGGGTTGTTCCGGTTACACCTGTGGTCCTACCCCGGTGCTTTTTGTTGCACCGGGCCCATGGGTGCAATCGGCACCCGGCTTTCCCTGCGCCCTCTGCTAACCGAGGGCGGAACGACAAGCAAAGCTCGGGCAAAACATGTCGCGAGATGGCGAAGCTGTACCCTCATCCACACCTGTCATCGCCCGATTTAATCGGGCGACCCAGTACGCCGCGGCCTCTCGGCTCAAGCACTGCTGCCTCTGGAATACTGGATCGCCCGGTCAAGCCGGGCGACGACACCGAGTAGGCTGTTTGACATGTGAATCACAATCGACGTCGTCCTGGCGAAAGCCAGGACCCATTACCCCAACGGCCTGTTGGTGCGCGACGCTGGGGCCGCAGTCCCGTTCACAATCACATTCGGTGGTTATGGGTCCTGGCTTTCGCCAGGACGACGAAGAGGAAACAGCGAGCGCTACGTGAACGTCGCCTCCACCTTGCCGAGCCCGTCGAGCTCCATCAGCACGGTGTCGCCCGCCTTCAGCCAGATCGTTTTCACCAGGCTGCCGGTCAGCACGATCTGGCCGGCATGCAGGCCTTTGCCTTCGGCGGCGAGATGATTGGCGAGCCAGGCGAGTGCGTTGTGGGGATGGCCGAGCACGTCGGCGCCGCTGCCGCGTCCCTCCTCCTTGCCGTTGACGATGGCGCGCCCGGTGACGCGCAACAGATCCGGCGCGGTGATGTGCGGC from Bradyrhizobium genosp. L includes:
- a CDS encoding DUF1801 domain-containing protein; its protein translation is MTPSEQIDRMIAETGDWRGTTLASLRKIILAADPEITEEWKWMGSPVWERDGIIAVGNPHKGKVKLTFMYGAKLPDPDKLFNAGFEGNERRAIDLFEGDKINERALKAMIRAAIAFNQAKKKPEKKPVKKAAKKAAAKP
- a CDS encoding SRPBCC family protein; its protein translation is MSKPTVETRSAIVEREFPHSPEKLWRALTQPHLIEEWLMKNDFKPEVGHGFNLRGEWGAVLDCKVLAVEPHKTLSYTWNHANDDPAFHIESVVTFTLTPTATGTHLRVEQAGFQPHHKQAFGGAHAGWKQFFEKLEQVVAREK
- a CDS encoding ArsR/SmtB family transcription factor, encoding MSSAHDALFRTLADPTRRAIFERLCRGGEQTVGALTAQAGISQPAVSKHLGLLKQAGLVRDRHEGRQTHYSAQLGALAPLIDWTSRMAGFWESRFDHLEDLLKRMDQ